The DNA region CGGGAGCAGGCTCATGCGTTAGGCTCTGCCGATGCCGCTCCAGGCCGCCGACCTCGAAGCCCAGATCCCGCAATTGCGACGCTATGCGCGCGCACTGACGGGGGACACCTGGGCCGCCGACGACCTGGTGCAGGACACGCTCGAGAGGGCCTGCGACCGGTGGCAACTGTGGAAAGCGGGCAGCGACCTGCGGGCCTGGCTGTTCACGGTGATGCACAACCTGTTCATCGACGGCGCGCGGCGCGCGATGCGGCAGCAGGGGCGCCGGGTGGACATCGACGACGTGGCGCAGGAGCTCGCCGCACCGCCGTCGGCACCCGAGCAGGCCATCGACCTGCAGCGCTGCCTGTTGCGGCTGCCGGATGAACAACGCGAGGTGCTGCTGCTGGTGACATTGCAGGACCTGGGATACGAGGACGTGGCCCGGATGATGGGCACGCCGGTGGGCACCGTGATGTCGCGCCTGTCGCGCGCCCGGGCCCGCTTGCGCGAATTGATGGAGGCCGGCCCGGCGCCGGCGTCCGTGGTACCGCTGAAGCGACTGAAGTGAAGTGATGACACAGGATTCCTCCACCGCCGACGAGACCGCGCTGCACGCGCTGGTCGATGGGCGCCTGACTGCCGCCGAACGCGAGGCGCTGCACACGCGCCTGGCCGTCGACACGCAGGCGGCCCGCACGGCCCAGGCGTGGATGGCCCAGCGCGAGGCGTTGCGGGCTCTGCACCGCGAGGTGCTGCAGGAGCCGGTACCGCCGGCCCTCGCCCAGGTCACGCGCCAGCTCGACCAGCAACGGGGACGACTCGGCCGCTGGCAGCGCTGGGGTGGCGTCGCCGCGGCGGTGCTGCTGGCCTTCGGCCTCGGCTGGGCCTCCCACGGCCAGTGGGACGCGCGAGGACCGGCCAGCCAGGTTGCCCGCGCGCGGCCGGTCGTGGATTTCGGCCGCCAGGCGGTGGTGGCGCACGTCGTGTTCTCGCCCGAGATCCGCCATCCGGTCGAGGTGACGGCCGCGCAGCAGGAGCACCTGGTGCAGTGGCTGTCGAAACGGCTGGGCCGGTCCCTGAAGGTGCCCGACCTCACGATGCAGGGCTACGAACTGGTCGGCGGCCGCCTGCTGTCCGGCGGCCAGGGACCGCGCGCCCAGTTCATGTACCAGAACCTCAAGGGCGATCGCCTGACGCTGTATGTCGGCGCCCTCGAGGGCACGCCCGATGCGCAGGCCGCCCGCGAGACGGCGTTCCGCTTCACCAGCGAAGCCGGCACCTCCAGCTTCTACTGGGTCGACCAGGGCTTCGGCTACGCCCTCGCCGGACGGCTGGGCCGGGCGGAACTGCTGCCGCTGGCCGACGTCGTCTACAAGCAGCTCTGAGCTGCCTCAGGCCAGTTCACGCAAGGGGTGCTCGCCGGGCGCCCAGGGGCTGCGGAAGAAAGCGTCGACTTCCTCGGCCGTGACGTCCTCGGCGCGCGCCGGACTCCAGCGCGGCGACTGGTCCTTGTCGATGGCGAGGGCCCGGATGCCCTCCACCGTCTCACCCGATGCGCCGGGCTTGCGGCGGAAGCAGTGCCACACGATGTCGCGCTCCATCCGCAGGTCGTCCGCCAGGGTCATCGTGCGGGCCCGCCGCACCTGCTCCAGGGTCACGTGCAGCATCAGCGGCGAGCGCTTGCGCAGCAGCGCGGCCGTGTCGCGGTGCCAGTCCGTCGATCCGGCTTCCAGCGCCCGCAGGATGTCGACCACGCCGTCCAGCGCGAACACGCGGTCGATCTCGGCCCGGTGCGCCGCCAGCCGCGAGCCGATCGCCCGGTGCGGTGGCGGGAGCGCGGCGACGCCCTCCCGCCCCAGGCGCTCCCAGAGCGCGGGCAACTCGGCCGCAGGCAGCTGCACGTCGGCCAGGCGGGCGTCGATGGCTTCCTCGGCGCCGATGGTCTCGCCGGTCAGCGCCAGGTATTCGCCCAGGCGGCCCGGGCAGCGCGACAGGAAGTAGCCGCCGCCGACGTCCGGGAACAGCCCGATGATGGTCTCGGGCATGGCGACGCGGGTGCGCTCGGTGACGATGCGGCAGCGCGCGCCCTGCGAGATGCCCATGCCGCCGCCGAACACGATGCCGTCCATGCAGGCGGCGAAGGGCTTGGGATAGTGGTGCACCAGGTGGTTGAGCCGGTACTCCTCGGTGAAGAACGCGTCCAGCGAGGCATGGTCGCCGGCCAGCGCCGCCTGGTGGAAGAAGCGGATGTCGCCGCCTGCGCTGAAGGCCCCGAACGGCCCTTCCCTGCCCTGCCCGCGGATCGCGACCACCTCGATGCGGGGATCGTCCTGCCACTGCCGCAGGACGGCGTCCAGCTCGCGCACCATCGCCAGCGACAGCGCGTTCAGCGCCCTGGGCCGGTTCAACGTGACCAGGCCCGCCCTGCCGACGACCTCGGCGACCACTTCACCCATGCGACAGCACTCCTTGCTTCGGCGGGCGGCTCAGGCTCT from Ramlibacter pinisoli includes:
- a CDS encoding sigma-70 family RNA polymerase sigma factor, whose protein sequence is MPLQAADLEAQIPQLRRYARALTGDTWAADDLVQDTLERACDRWQLWKAGSDLRAWLFTVMHNLFIDGARRAMRQQGRRVDIDDVAQELAAPPSAPEQAIDLQRCLLRLPDEQREVLLLVTLQDLGYEDVARMMGTPVGTVMSRLSRARARLRELMEAGPAPASVVPLKRLK
- a CDS encoding anti-sigma factor family protein, with the protein product MTQDSSTADETALHALVDGRLTAAEREALHTRLAVDTQAARTAQAWMAQREALRALHREVLQEPVPPALAQVTRQLDQQRGRLGRWQRWGGVAAAVLLAFGLGWASHGQWDARGPASQVARARPVVDFGRQAVVAHVVFSPEIRHPVEVTAAQQEHLVQWLSKRLGRSLKVPDLTMQGYELVGGRLLSGGQGPRAQFMYQNLKGDRLTLYVGALEGTPDAQAARETAFRFTSEAGTSSFYWVDQGFGYALAGRLGRAELLPLADVVYKQL
- a CDS encoding enoyl-CoA hydratase/isomerase family protein, with the protein product MGEVVAEVVGRAGLVTLNRPRALNALSLAMVRELDAVLRQWQDDPRIEVVAIRGQGREGPFGAFSAGGDIRFFHQAALAGDHASLDAFFTEEYRLNHLVHHYPKPFAACMDGIVFGGGMGISQGARCRIVTERTRVAMPETIIGLFPDVGGGYFLSRCPGRLGEYLALTGETIGAEEAIDARLADVQLPAAELPALWERLGREGVAALPPPHRAIGSRLAAHRAEIDRVFALDGVVDILRALEAGSTDWHRDTAALLRKRSPLMLHVTLEQVRRARTMTLADDLRMERDIVWHCFRRKPGASGETVEGIRALAIDKDQSPRWSPARAEDVTAEEVDAFFRSPWAPGEHPLRELA